A genomic window from Streptomyces broussonetiae includes:
- a CDS encoding SCO5555 family protein — protein MEHDGQLQLYAAVANQLKEAHARVRALQVPEGVRMALTRKLLVITAAAKHDLAAAARRLERFNADLDEGRIPEEDR, from the coding sequence ATGGAACACGACGGCCAACTCCAGCTCTATGCGGCGGTCGCGAACCAGCTCAAGGAAGCGCATGCAAGGGTGCGCGCACTGCAAGTCCCGGAGGGCGTACGGATGGCGCTGACCCGGAAGCTGCTGGTCATTACGGCCGCGGCCAAGCACGATCTCGCCGCGGCGGCAAGGCGACTCGAGCGGTTCAATGCGGACCTCGACGAGGGGCGGATCCCCGAAGAGGACCGCTGA
- a CDS encoding DUF4188 domain-containing protein, which produces MFAQPVSGRTTAAAEGDVVVLLIGMRVNHFWAVHQWLPVMLSMFRMLGELARDRSRGLLGRVLLTASPRTYYVVQYWESKEKLYAYATAPDALHHRAWALVNRKERAGKVRGHVGIWHETYIVPEGSYESIYGDMPAFGLAAAHGQVPIAERGRRATDRFAYRSGRAPKAEKTG; this is translated from the coding sequence ATGTTCGCCCAACCGGTGTCCGGCCGCACCACTGCGGCGGCGGAGGGTGATGTGGTGGTCCTCCTGATCGGCATGCGCGTCAATCACTTCTGGGCGGTGCACCAGTGGCTCCCGGTGATGCTGTCGATGTTCCGCATGCTGGGGGAGCTTGCCCGCGACAGGAGCCGGGGGCTGCTGGGGCGCGTGCTGCTGACGGCCTCGCCGCGGACGTACTACGTCGTCCAGTACTGGGAGTCCAAGGAGAAGCTGTACGCCTACGCGACCGCACCCGACGCCCTGCACCACCGTGCCTGGGCGCTGGTCAACCGCAAGGAGCGGGCCGGGAAGGTGCGCGGACACGTGGGCATCTGGCACGAGACCTACATCGTGCCGGAGGGTTCCTACGAGTCGATCTACGGCGACATGCCGGCGTTCGGGCTGGCCGCCGCGCACGGGCAGGTGCCGATCGCCGAGCGGGGCCGCCGGGCGACGGACCGGTTCGCGTACCGCTCCGGGCGGGCGCCGAAGGCCGAGAAGACCGGCTGA
- a CDS encoding HU family DNA-binding protein, whose translation MNKAQLVEAIADKMGGRQQAADAVDHVLDAIVRAVVAGERVSVTGFGSFEKVDRPARYARNPQTGERVRVKKTSVPRFRAGQGFKDLVSGSKKLPRGGEVAVKKAPKGSLTGGAAATVKKAAAKKTTKAAAKKVTAKKAAPAKKTTAAAKKAAAKKAIVKKTAAAKTTAAKKVAAKKATAKKAPAKKVTAKKAPAKKSTARKTTAKKATARKAS comes from the coding sequence GTGAACAAGGCGCAGCTCGTAGAAGCGATTGCCGACAAGATGGGTGGCCGCCAGCAGGCTGCCGATGCTGTCGATCATGTCCTGGACGCCATCGTCCGCGCGGTCGTCGCGGGCGAGCGGGTCTCGGTCACCGGCTTCGGGTCCTTCGAGAAGGTGGACCGCCCCGCCCGTTACGCCCGTAACCCTCAGACGGGCGAGCGGGTTCGGGTCAAGAAGACCTCCGTGCCGCGCTTCCGTGCGGGTCAGGGCTTCAAGGACCTGGTGAGCGGCTCCAAGAAGCTGCCCCGGGGCGGCGAGGTCGCGGTCAAGAAGGCGCCCAAGGGCAGCCTGACCGGCGGCGCTGCCGCGACAGTCAAGAAGGCCGCGGCGAAGAAGACCACCAAGGCGGCCGCGAAGAAGGTCACGGCCAAGAAGGCGGCTCCGGCGAAGAAGACGACGGCCGCCGCGAAGAAGGCCGCGGCGAAGAAGGCCATCGTCAAGAAGACCGCGGCGGCGAAGACCACCGCGGCGAAGAAGGTCGCCGCCAAGAAGGCGACCGCGAAGAAGGCCCCGGCCAAGAAGGTCACCGCGAAGAAGGCGCCGGCCAAGAAGTCGACGGCCCGCAAGACCACGGCGAAGAAGGCCACCGCCCGCAAGGCGTCGTAG
- a CDS encoding MerR family transcriptional regulator, whose protein sequence is MRLAELSRRSGVSTATIKYYLREGLLPSGRQINTTTAEYGDEHLRRLRLVRAMIQVGGLPVATVREVLGHVDDESLGRTIRMGAALWALPQVPEPDAQDEYVQAAHREVDQLLEELGWTNAQALVTISPAYRSLVVAVAAFRRLGYDWTSERMVAYAELMHRAAALDLDFVETHSSEAEKAEVAVIGAVLAEPMLQALRRLAQEEESARRYGFE, encoded by the coding sequence ATGCGGCTGGCGGAGTTGAGCAGACGCAGCGGGGTGTCCACCGCGACGATCAAGTACTACCTGCGCGAAGGGCTGTTGCCGTCCGGCCGCCAGATCAACACGACGACGGCGGAGTACGGCGACGAGCACCTGCGCCGGCTGCGGCTGGTGCGCGCGATGATCCAGGTCGGCGGACTCCCGGTGGCCACGGTCCGGGAGGTGCTGGGACATGTCGACGACGAGTCGCTGGGCCGGACGATCCGCATGGGCGCGGCCCTGTGGGCGCTGCCGCAGGTGCCGGAGCCGGACGCGCAGGACGAGTACGTGCAGGCCGCACATCGCGAGGTGGACCAGCTGCTGGAGGAGCTGGGCTGGACGAACGCACAGGCACTGGTGACCATTTCGCCCGCGTACCGCTCGCTCGTCGTCGCGGTGGCCGCGTTCAGGCGGCTCGGCTACGACTGGACCTCTGAACGGATGGTCGCCTATGCCGAGTTGATGCACCGGGCGGCGGCGCTCGACCTGGACTTCGTGGAGACGCACTCCTCGGAGGCCGAGAAGGCGGAGGTCGCGGTGATCGGGGCGGTCCTCGCCGAGCCGATGCTCCAGGCGCTGCGCCGGCTGGCGCAGGAGGAGGAGTCGGCGCGGAGGTACGGGTTCGAATGA
- a CDS encoding HAD family hydrolase, translating into MTIRAVVWDVDDTLFDYTAADREGMRAHLASEGLLAWYGGPDEALQWWRECTDRQWARYAAGENTFEGQRRERVRYFLGEPLGDADADAWFERYLSHYQAAWRLFPDAVPALDALAASHRHAVLSNSSIAVQEHKLRTLGIRDRFETVLCAAELGVSKPAPGAFLAVCEALALPAHEVAYVGDHPEIDGRGAAEAGLLSVWIDRGTAHRDTGEPVVAHRITTLTELPALVHADTRFGAPSTFG; encoded by the coding sequence ATGACGATCAGAGCCGTGGTCTGGGACGTGGACGACACCCTGTTCGACTACACCGCAGCGGACCGGGAGGGCATGCGCGCCCATCTCGCGTCCGAGGGGCTGCTCGCCTGGTACGGCGGGCCCGACGAGGCGCTCCAGTGGTGGCGGGAGTGCACCGACCGGCAGTGGGCGCGGTATGCGGCGGGCGAGAACACCTTCGAGGGGCAGCGGCGCGAACGCGTCCGGTACTTCCTGGGCGAGCCGCTCGGCGACGCCGACGCCGACGCCTGGTTCGAGCGCTACCTGAGCCACTACCAGGCCGCCTGGCGGCTGTTCCCGGACGCCGTGCCCGCGCTGGACGCCCTCGCCGCCAGCCACCGGCACGCGGTGCTGTCCAACTCCAGCATCGCGGTCCAGGAGCACAAGCTGCGCACGCTCGGCATCCGCGACCGCTTCGAGACCGTCCTGTGCGCCGCCGAGCTGGGGGTCTCCAAGCCGGCCCCCGGGGCCTTCCTGGCGGTCTGCGAGGCCCTCGCCCTGCCCGCGCACGAGGTGGCGTACGTCGGCGACCACCCGGAGATCGACGGGCGGGGTGCCGCCGAGGCCGGGCTGCTGTCCGTATGGATCGACCGCGGGACGGCCCACCGGGACACGGGCGAGCCGGTCGTGGCACACCGGATCACGACCCTCACCGAACTCCCCGCGCTCGTCCACGCGGATACCCGTTTTGGAGCCCCGTCCACCTTCGGGTAA
- the leuC gene encoding 3-isopropylmalate dehydratase large subunit: protein MGRTLAEKVWDDHVVRRAEGEPDLLYIDLHLLHEVTSPQAFDGLRKSGRQVRRLDLTIATEDHNTPTLDIDKPIADPVSRAQLETLRKNCAEFGVRLHPLGDVEQGVVHVVGPQLGLTQPGTTVVCGDSHTSTHGAFGALAFGIGTSQVEHVLATQTLPMARPKTMAITVEGELPEGVTAKDLILAIIAKIGTGGGQGYVLEYRGAAIEKLSMEARMTICNMSIEAGARAGMIAPDETTFAYIKGRAHAPEGEDWDAAVAYWKTLRTDEDAVFDAEVVIDAAALSPFVTWGTNPGQGAPLSASVPDPASYEDASERFAAEKALEYMGLEAGQPLRSIKVDTVFVGSCTNGRIEDLRAAAAVLQERKVADGVRMLVVPGSARVGLQAVSEGLDVVFKEAGAEWRHAGCSMCLGMNPDQLAPGERSASTSNRNFEGRQGKGGRTHLVSPQVAAATAVLGHLASPADLTDVTAAAPAGV from the coding sequence ATGGGTAGGACACTCGCGGAGAAGGTCTGGGACGACCACGTCGTCCGGCGCGCCGAGGGCGAGCCCGACCTCCTCTACATCGATCTGCACCTGCTGCACGAGGTGACCAGCCCGCAGGCCTTCGACGGGCTGCGCAAGAGCGGTCGCCAGGTGCGGCGTCTCGACCTCACCATCGCGACCGAGGATCACAACACCCCGACCCTCGACATCGACAAGCCCATCGCGGACCCCGTCTCCCGCGCCCAGCTGGAGACGCTGCGCAAGAACTGCGCGGAGTTCGGGGTACGGCTGCACCCGCTGGGCGACGTCGAACAGGGCGTCGTGCACGTCGTCGGCCCGCAGCTGGGTCTGACGCAGCCCGGTACGACGGTCGTCTGCGGCGACTCGCACACCTCGACGCACGGTGCCTTCGGCGCGCTGGCGTTCGGCATCGGCACCTCGCAGGTCGAGCACGTGCTGGCCACCCAGACGCTGCCCATGGCCCGCCCGAAGACCATGGCCATCACCGTCGAGGGCGAGCTGCCCGAGGGTGTCACGGCCAAGGACCTGATCCTGGCGATCATCGCGAAGATCGGCACCGGCGGCGGCCAGGGCTACGTCCTGGAGTACCGCGGCGCCGCCATCGAGAAGCTCTCGATGGAGGCCCGGATGACCATCTGCAACATGTCGATCGAGGCCGGCGCCCGCGCGGGCATGATCGCCCCGGACGAGACCACCTTCGCGTACATCAAGGGCCGCGCCCACGCCCCCGAGGGCGAGGACTGGGACGCCGCCGTCGCGTACTGGAAGACCCTGCGTACCGACGAGGACGCGGTCTTCGACGCCGAGGTCGTCATCGACGCCGCCGCGCTGTCGCCGTTCGTCACCTGGGGCACCAACCCCGGCCAGGGCGCGCCGCTTTCGGCGTCCGTCCCCGACCCGGCTTCGTACGAAGACGCATCGGAGCGCTTCGCCGCCGAAAAGGCCCTGGAATACATGGGGTTGGAGGCCGGCCAGCCGCTGCGCTCCATCAAGGTGGACACCGTCTTCGTAGGCTCCTGCACCAACGGCCGCATCGAGGACCTGCGCGCCGCCGCGGCGGTCCTGCAGGAGCGCAAAGTCGCCGACGGCGTACGGATGCTGGTCGTGCCCGGCTCCGCGCGGGTCGGTCTGCAGGCCGTCTCCGAGGGCCTGGACGTGGTCTTCAAGGAGGCCGGCGCCGAATGGCGGCACGCGGGCTGCTCGATGTGCCTCGGCATGAACCCCGACCAGCTGGCCCCCGGTGAGCGCTCCGCGTCCACCTCCAACCGCAACTTCGAGGGCCGGCAGGGCAAGGGTGGCCGTACGCACCTGGTGTCGCCGCAGGTCGCGGCCGCCACGGCCGTTCTGGGCCACCTCGCCTCGCCCGCCGACCTGACCGACGTAACCGCCGCCGCGCCCGCTGGAGTCTGA
- the ndgR gene encoding IclR family transcriptional regulator NdgR codes for MDNSSGVGVLDKAALVLSALESGPATLAGLVGATGLARPTAHRLAVALEHHRMVARDMQGRFILGPRLAELAAAAGEDRLLATAGPVLTHLRDVTGESAQLYRRQGDMRICVAAAERLSGLRDTVPVGSTLTMKAGSSAQILMAWEEPERLHRGLQGARFTATALSGVRRRGWAQSIGEREPGVASVSAPVRGPSSRVVAAVSVSGPIERLTRHPGRMHAQAVIDAAGRLSEALRRSG; via the coding sequence ATGGACAACAGTAGCGGCGTCGGCGTTCTGGACAAGGCGGCCCTCGTCCTGAGCGCTCTGGAGTCCGGTCCGGCCACCCTCGCGGGTCTGGTCGGCGCCACCGGACTGGCACGACCCACGGCCCACCGCCTGGCCGTGGCCCTGGAACACCACCGCATGGTGGCACGCGACATGCAGGGCCGATTCATTCTCGGCCCGCGTCTTGCGGAGCTGGCGGCTGCGGCCGGCGAGGACCGCCTGCTCGCCACTGCCGGCCCGGTGCTCACCCACCTCCGCGACGTCACCGGCGAGAGCGCACAGCTCTACCGACGCCAGGGTGACATGCGTATCTGTGTGGCCGCGGCGGAACGCCTGTCCGGACTGCGGGACACGGTCCCGGTCGGTTCCACACTCACGATGAAGGCCGGCTCCTCGGCGCAGATCCTCATGGCCTGGGAGGAGCCGGAGCGCCTGCACCGCGGCCTGCAGGGCGCCCGCTTCACGGCGACGGCACTGTCGGGCGTACGGCGGCGCGGCTGGGCCCAGTCCATCGGCGAGCGCGAGCCGGGCGTCGCCTCCGTCTCCGCGCCCGTCCGCGGCCCCTCCAGCCGCGTGGTGGCCGCGGTGTCCGTCTCCGGTCCGATCGAGCGCCTGACCCGCCACCCGGGCCGTATGCACGCCCAGGCGGTCATCGACGCCGCCGGCCGCCTCTCCGAGGCCCTGCGGCGCTCGGGCTGA
- a CDS encoding NAD(P)H-dependent glycerol-3-phosphate dehydrogenase produces the protein MSKAVKAAVFSAGSWGTAFAIVLADAGCEVTLWARRAEVAEAINTTRTNPDYLPGVELPENVRATTDPAEAAAGADFTVLSVPSQTLRENLAEWTPLLAPDTVLVSLMKGVELGSTMRMSEVIEDVAKVGADRIAVVTGPNLAREIAARMPAAAVVACTDEAVARRLQAACHTPYFRPYTETDVVGCELGGAVKNVIGLAVGIADGMGLGDNAKGSLITRGLAETARLGVALGADPLTFSGLAGLGDLVATCSSPLSRNHTFGTNLGRGMTLQETIAVTRQTAEGVKSCESVLDLARRHGVDMPITETVVAIVHEGKSPVAAVKELMSRSAKPERR, from the coding sequence GTGAGCAAGGCGGTCAAGGCGGCGGTCTTCAGCGCCGGTTCGTGGGGCACGGCCTTTGCCATCGTGCTCGCCGACGCCGGGTGCGAGGTCACCCTGTGGGCCCGGCGTGCCGAGGTCGCGGAGGCGATCAACACCACCCGCACCAACCCCGACTACCTGCCGGGTGTCGAACTTCCCGAGAACGTCCGGGCGACCACCGACCCCGCCGAGGCCGCGGCCGGCGCCGACTTCACGGTCCTGTCCGTCCCCTCCCAGACCCTGCGCGAGAACCTCGCCGAGTGGACCCCGCTGCTCGCCCCGGACACCGTCCTCGTCTCCCTGATGAAGGGCGTCGAACTCGGCTCCACCATGCGGATGAGCGAGGTCATCGAGGACGTCGCCAAGGTCGGCGCCGATCGCATCGCGGTCGTCACCGGGCCCAACCTGGCCCGTGAGATCGCCGCCCGCATGCCCGCCGCCGCCGTCGTCGCCTGCACCGACGAGGCCGTCGCCCGGCGCCTGCAGGCCGCCTGCCACACGCCGTACTTCCGGCCGTACACGGAGACCGACGTGGTGGGCTGCGAGCTGGGCGGTGCCGTGAAGAACGTCATCGGGCTCGCCGTCGGCATCGCCGACGGCATGGGGCTCGGCGACAACGCCAAGGGCTCGCTGATCACCCGCGGCCTCGCCGAGACCGCGCGGCTCGGCGTCGCGCTCGGCGCCGACCCGCTGACCTTCTCCGGGCTCGCGGGCCTCGGCGACCTGGTGGCCACCTGCTCCTCGCCGCTGTCGCGCAACCACACCTTCGGCACCAACCTCGGCAGGGGCATGACCCTGCAGGAGACCATCGCGGTCACCAGGCAGACGGCCGAGGGCGTCAAGTCCTGCGAGTCGGTGCTGGATCTGGCCCGCCGGCACGGTGTCGACATGCCGATCACCGAGACGGTCGTCGCCATCGTGCACGAGGGCAAGTCGCCCGTGGCCGCCGTCAAGGAACTGATGTCGCGCAGCGCGAAGCCTGAACGACGCTGA
- the leuD gene encoding 3-isopropylmalate dehydratase small subunit, with amino-acid sequence MEAFTTHTGRAVPLRRSNVDTDQIIPAHWLKKVTRDGFEDGLFEAWRKDPEFVLNRPERQGATVLVAGPDFGTGSSREHAVWALQNYGFKTVISSRFADIFRGNSLKNGLLTVVLEQKIVDALWELTESDPQAEITVDLQNREVRAEGVTASFELDENSRWRLLNGLDDISITLQNDTDIAAYEAKRPSYKPRTLQV; translated from the coding sequence ATGGAAGCATTCACCACGCACACCGGCCGGGCCGTCCCGCTGCGCCGCAGCAACGTCGACACGGACCAGATCATCCCTGCTCACTGGCTCAAGAAGGTGACCCGGGACGGTTTCGAGGACGGGCTGTTCGAGGCCTGGCGCAAGGACCCCGAGTTCGTCCTCAACCGCCCCGAGCGGCAGGGCGCGACCGTTCTGGTCGCCGGGCCCGACTTCGGCACCGGCTCCTCCCGTGAGCACGCCGTCTGGGCGCTGCAGAACTACGGCTTCAAGACCGTGATCTCCTCCCGATTCGCCGACATCTTCCGGGGCAACTCGCTGAAGAACGGCCTGCTCACGGTGGTCCTGGAGCAGAAGATCGTGGACGCGCTGTGGGAGCTGACCGAGTCGGACCCGCAGGCCGAGATCACCGTCGACCTGCAGAACCGCGAGGTGCGCGCCGAGGGCGTCACCGCCTCCTTCGAGCTGGACGAGAACTCCCGCTGGCGGCTGCTGAACGGCCTGGACGACATCTCCATCACGCTCCAGAACGACACCGACATCGCCGCCTACGAGGCCAAGCGGCCGTCCTACAAGCCGCGGACGCTCCAGGTCTGA
- the gltX gene encoding glutamate--tRNA ligase gives MASASGSPVRVRFCPSPTGNPHVGLVRTALFNWAFARHHQGTLVFRIEDTDAARDSEESYNQLLDAMRWLGFDWDEGPGVGGPHAPYRQSQRMDIYQDVAAKLLDAGHAYHCYCSQEELDSRREAARAAGKPSGYDGHCRDLSAAQVEEYKAQGRTPIVRFRMPDETITFTDLVRGELTFTPENVPDYGIVRANGAPLYTLVNPVDDALMEITHVLRGEDLLSSTPRQIALYKALTELGIAKQTPAFGHLPYVMGEGNKKLSKRDPQASLNLYREQGFLPEGLLNYLSLLGWSLSADQDIFTIEEMVAAFDISDVNPNPARFDLKKCEAINADHIRMLDVKEFTERCRPWLRAPFAPWAPEDFDEAKWEAIAPHAQTRLKVLSEITDNVDFLFLAQPAEDEASWAKAMKEGSDALLRTAREKLESADWTSAESLKEAVLAAGEAHGLKLGKAQAPVRVAVTGRTVGLPLFESLEVLGRERTLARIDAALARLAA, from the coding sequence GTGGCTAGCGCATCCGGCTCTCCCGTACGCGTCCGTTTCTGTCCCTCGCCCACCGGTAACCCCCACGTGGGCCTGGTCCGCACCGCCCTGTTCAACTGGGCGTTCGCCCGGCACCACCAGGGCACGCTGGTCTTCCGCATCGAGGACACCGACGCGGCCCGCGACTCCGAGGAGTCGTACAACCAGCTGCTCGACGCGATGCGCTGGCTGGGCTTCGACTGGGACGAGGGCCCCGGGGTCGGCGGCCCGCACGCGCCGTACCGCCAGTCGCAGCGCATGGACATCTACCAGGATGTCGCGGCCAAGCTTCTGGACGCCGGTCACGCCTACCACTGCTACTGCTCCCAGGAGGAGCTGGACTCCCGCCGCGAGGCCGCCCGCGCCGCCGGCAAGCCCTCCGGCTACGACGGCCACTGCCGCGACCTGAGCGCCGCGCAGGTGGAGGAGTACAAGGCCCAGGGCCGTACCCCCATCGTCCGCTTCCGGATGCCCGACGAGACGATCACCTTCACCGACCTGGTGCGCGGCGAGCTGACCTTCACGCCCGAGAACGTGCCGGACTACGGCATCGTCCGCGCGAACGGCGCCCCGCTCTACACGCTGGTCAACCCGGTCGACGACGCCCTGATGGAGATCACCCACGTCCTGCGCGGCGAGGACCTGCTCTCCTCCACCCCGCGCCAGATCGCCCTGTACAAGGCGCTGACCGAGCTGGGCATCGCCAAGCAGACCCCCGCCTTCGGCCACCTGCCCTACGTGATGGGCGAGGGCAACAAGAAGCTGTCCAAGCGTGACCCGCAGGCGTCGCTGAACCTCTACCGCGAGCAGGGCTTCCTGCCCGAGGGCCTGCTCAACTACCTGTCCCTGCTGGGCTGGTCGCTCTCCGCGGACCAGGACATCTTCACGATCGAGGAGATGGTCGCGGCCTTCGACATCTCCGACGTGAACCCCAACCCGGCGCGCTTCGACCTGAAGAAGTGCGAGGCGATCAACGCCGACCACATCCGCATGCTGGATGTGAAGGAGTTCACCGAGCGCTGCCGCCCGTGGCTGAGGGCCCCGTTCGCCCCCTGGGCGCCGGAGGACTTCGACGAGGCGAAGTGGGAGGCGATCGCCCCGCACGCCCAGACCCGTCTGAAGGTGCTGTCGGAGATCACCGACAACGTCGACTTCCTGTTCCTGGCCCAGCCGGCCGAGGACGAGGCCTCGTGGGCCAAGGCGATGAAGGAGGGCTCCGACGCCCTGCTGCGCACCGCCCGCGAGAAGCTCGAGTCGGCGGACTGGACCTCCGCCGAGTCGCTGAAGGAGGCCGTTCTCGCCGCCGGCGAGGCGCACGGCCTCAAGCTGGGCAAGGCCCAGGCCCCGGTCCGTGTGGCCGTCACCGGCCGCACGGTCGGCCTGCCGCTCTTCGAGTCCCTCGAGGTCCTGGGCAGGGAGAGGACGCTGGCCCGCATCGACGCGGCCCTCGCCAGGCTCGCCGCGTAA
- the cofC gene encoding 2-phospho-L-lactate guanylyltransferase, translated as MQWTLVIPLKPLARAKSRLSDTAADGVRPGLALAFAQDTVAAALACTTVAGVAVVTDDELAGRELAALGARIVPDTPAGGLNAALAHGAAAVRALHPGAAVAALNADLPALRPAQLGRVLAAAAEFPRAFLADAVAIGTTLLAAGPEEELRPAFGIDSRIRHRASGATELTLADVDSVRQDVDTGDDLRAALTLGVGPYTAAASAGLLIPGS; from the coding sequence GTGCAGTGGACCTTGGTCATCCCGCTGAAGCCTCTGGCGCGGGCCAAGAGCAGGCTGTCGGACACGGCCGCGGACGGGGTGCGTCCCGGGCTGGCCCTGGCGTTCGCCCAGGACACGGTGGCCGCGGCGCTGGCCTGCACGACAGTGGCGGGTGTGGCGGTCGTCACCGATGACGAGTTGGCCGGGCGCGAGCTGGCGGCACTCGGCGCGCGGATCGTCCCGGACACTCCGGCAGGCGGCCTGAACGCCGCTCTGGCGCACGGCGCGGCTGCCGTGCGTGCTCTGCACCCCGGCGCGGCCGTAGCGGCCCTGAACGCCGATCTGCCGGCACTGCGGCCCGCGCAGCTGGGCCGTGTGCTGGCCGCTGCCGCGGAATTCCCGCGCGCTTTTCTCGCGGACGCTGTCGCGATCGGTACGACACTGCTGGCAGCGGGCCCGGAAGAGGAATTGCGGCCGGCCTTCGGCATCGATTCCCGTATCCGCCACAGGGCCTCGGGCGCGACGGAACTGACGCTGGCGGATGTGGATTCGGTACGACAGGACGTCGACACCGGGGACGATCTGCGCGCGGCACTGACCCTGGGGGTGGGACCGTATACGGCCGCGGCTTCGGCCGGTTTGCTGATCCCGGGTTCCTGA
- a CDS encoding fumarylacetoacetate hydrolase family protein, translating to MRIARFSIDGNVAFGAVEGDKQDELVLDIIKGIPYGVDFELSGVKVPLSKVRLLPPVIGNKIVAFGRNYADHAKELGNEVPEAPFAFFKPSTSMIASGDAIQYPSFSQEVHYEAELAVVIGRMCREVPRERVKDVIFGYTCANDVTARDVQKREKQWARAKGFDTSCPLGPWVETDLDLRRANDLTIQLTVNGEQRQLGRTSEMIHPIEDLVVNISEAMTLLPGDVILTGTPAGVGPLNVGDEVAVTIEGIGTLTNKVVKRG from the coding sequence GTGCGCATCGCCAGGTTCTCCATCGACGGGAACGTCGCCTTCGGCGCGGTCGAGGGCGACAAGCAGGACGAACTTGTCCTGGACATCATCAAGGGCATTCCCTACGGCGTGGACTTCGAGCTGAGCGGTGTCAAGGTCCCGCTGAGCAAGGTCAGGCTCCTGCCCCCGGTCATCGGCAACAAGATCGTGGCCTTCGGGCGCAACTACGCGGACCACGCGAAGGAGCTGGGCAACGAGGTCCCCGAGGCGCCGTTCGCCTTCTTCAAGCCGAGCACCTCGATGATCGCCTCCGGCGACGCGATCCAGTACCCGTCGTTCTCGCAGGAAGTGCACTACGAGGCCGAGCTGGCCGTCGTCATCGGCCGGATGTGCCGTGAGGTCCCGCGCGAGCGCGTCAAAGACGTGATCTTCGGCTACACCTGCGCCAACGACGTCACCGCGCGCGACGTGCAAAAGCGCGAGAAGCAGTGGGCCCGGGCCAAGGGCTTCGACACCTCCTGCCCGCTCGGCCCCTGGGTGGAGACGGACCTGGACCTCAGGCGCGCCAACGATCTGACCATCCAGCTCACCGTCAACGGCGAGCAGCGCCAGCTGGGCCGCACGAGCGAGATGATCCACCCCATCGAGGACCTGGTCGTCAACATCTCCGAGGCCATGACCCTGCTCCCCGGCGACGTCATCCTCACCGGCACCCCCGCGGGGGTCGGCCCCCTGAACGTCGGCGACGAGGTCGCCGTCACCATCGAAGGCATCGGCACTCTCACCAACAAGGTTGTCAAGCGTGGCTAG
- a CDS encoding lysophospholipid acyltransferase family protein, translating to MPRRRIGFWYRFAAVICKPPLVVLIKRDWRGMEHIPAEGGFITVVNHNSHADPFAYAHYQYNTGRVPRFLAKSGLFKKGFVGAAMRGTGQIPVYRESTDALSAFRAAIDAVERGECVAFYPEGTLTRDPNGWPMTGKTGAARVALQTKCPVVPVAQWGVNELLPAYARKPNLFPRKTHHVLAGPPVDLTRFYDKEMTPDLLKEATEVIMAAITRQLEEIRGEKAPETPYDPRRERIEQRRRTQAQTQGKEPEGQGK from the coding sequence GTGCCCCGCCGCAGAATCGGCTTCTGGTACCGCTTCGCCGCGGTGATCTGCAAACCGCCGCTGGTGGTTCTGATCAAGCGGGACTGGCGCGGAATGGAGCACATTCCGGCCGAGGGCGGATTTATCACCGTGGTGAACCACAATTCCCACGCGGACCCCTTCGCGTACGCGCACTATCAGTACAACACCGGTAGGGTTCCGCGATTCCTGGCGAAGAGCGGGCTTTTCAAGAAGGGATTTGTCGGCGCCGCCATGCGCGGTACCGGGCAGATCCCCGTCTACCGCGAGTCCACCGACGCGCTCAGCGCCTTCCGGGCCGCGATCGACGCCGTGGAGCGCGGCGAGTGCGTCGCCTTCTACCCCGAGGGCACCCTGACCCGCGACCCGAACGGCTGGCCCATGACCGGCAAGACGGGCGCCGCGCGCGTGGCCCTGCAGACCAAGTGCCCGGTCGTCCCGGTCGCCCAGTGGGGCGTCAACGAACTGCTCCCGGCGTACGCCAGGAAGCCGAACCTCTTCCCGCGCAAGACCCATCACGTGCTCGCGGGCCCGCCCGTGGACCTCACGCGCTTCTACGACAAGGAGATGACCCCGGACCTGCTCAAGGAGGCCACCGAGGTCATCATGGCGGCCATCACCCGCCAGCTCGAGGAGATCCGCGGCGAGAAGGCGCCCGAGACGCCCTACGACCCGCGCCGCGAGCGCATCGAGCAGCGCCGCCGCACCCAGGCACAGACGCAGGGCAAGGAACCGGAAGGGCAGGGCAAGTGA